A genomic window from Salvia miltiorrhiza cultivar Shanhuang (shh) chromosome 5, IMPLAD_Smil_shh, whole genome shotgun sequence includes:
- the LOC131026208 gene encoding uncharacterized protein LOC131026208, with protein MSPSAATMGMIQESPKKTALEKKESIEKERQISVDPISMQPKTEVTLLPPPGKFVSCSLPNSPRFESSSAKHKKKHKNQPSPLTRQQSVALGNLERLRMQRSKSCGEGRVCQPSIDLDLWPSSADNEAEEGKTRGGKGDGGGGEAKGKSKGEDKFKCGACLFLPGLGKGKAVRARKEVEEEHADIVSQRVSLEKFECGSWRSSAIINSQEDGDSTSNLFFDLPLELMRCASVNDAESPVTTGFLFDAANRKGVPKIGKSHESRHVRFSTSSPTSPSPRLRNQRDDDFTAFLEAQSA; from the coding sequence ATGAGTCCCTCGGCTGCAACTATGGGTATGATTCAAGAATCTCCTAAAAAAACAGCCTTGGAGAAGAAGGAAAGCATTGAGAAGGAGAGGCAGATTTCTGTTGATCCAATATCTATGCAGCCCAAAACGGAGGTGACACTGTTGCCTCCCCCAGGAAAATTTGTAAGCTGCAGTCTCCCCAACTCGCCACGCTTTGAGTCGAGTTCTGCAAAGCATAAGAAGAAACACAAAAACCAGCCGTCGCCACTGACACGGCAGCAGTCGGTGGCCCTGGGCAATCTGGAGCGGCTGCGCATGCAGAGGAGCAAGTCATGCGGAGAAGGAAGGGTCTGCCAGCCATCCATTGATTTGGATCTGTGGCCCTCCTCCGCTGACAACGAGGCTGAGGAAGGCAAAACAAGAGGAGGCAAGGGCGATGGGGGCGGGGGCGAGGCCAAGGGCAAGAGCAAGGGAGAAGACAAGTTCAAATGCGGGGCGTGCTTGTTCCTCCCAGGCTTAGGCAAGGGAAAAGCAGTGCGAGCGCGCAAGGAGGTGGAAGAAGAACACGCAGACATAGTATCCCAAAGAGTGTCTCTGGAGAAATTCGAATGCGGGTCATGGAGATCATCAGCCATCATAAACTCCCAAGAAGATGGAGATTCTACCTCCAATCTCTTCTTTGATCTGCCTCTCGAGCTGATGCGATGTGCCAGTGTCAACGACGCTGAATCCCCAGTCACCACCGGATTTCTCTTTGATGCTGCTAATCGGAAAGGGGTTCCCAAAATTGGGAAATCCCACGAATCACGCCACGTTCGGTTTTCTACATCTTCACCCACTTCACCTTCACCTCGCCTCCGCAATCAAAGGGATGATGATTTCACTGCCTTCTTAGAGGCACAGAGCGCATAA
- the LOC131026206 gene encoding galactan beta-1,4-galactosyltransferase GALS3-like: MVAAANKEKDEKRMFVGMAWNCAAELKLFLTALLFLCTLATVLQFLPSRFLLSPSDLRRCLSTPTDLSNSSSAPAALQDINRDNISSDGVVRRAFNPYGSAAYNFILMSAYRGGPHSFAVVGLSSKPLHVYGKPSYECEWVSGNTSISTAGYKILPDWGYGRVYTVVVVNCTFPRPAVAGGQLLVHAATNGGGGINSSDTIVVLEERPEDYKAEWESAPAYEYLYCGSPLYGNLSPQRVREWMAYHVRLLGAKSHFVIHDAGGVHDGLRAVLSPWMEKGFVTLQDVRDQEKLDGYYHNQFLVLNDCLHRYRFSAKWIFFFDVDEFVFVPKGTINAVMDSLSKYTQLTMVQMPMSSTLCLSEDAPQRSRKWGFEKLVYKDVKRGRRDRKYAVQPRNVFATGVHMSQSLVGKTTHDTYGRISYFHYHGTIAQRREPCKQFLNDSQITLDGVPYVMDTTMRQVAGAVKRFELKTIGPVLQTTTQ, encoded by the exons ATGGTGGCGGCGGCTAACAAAGAGAAAGATGAGAAGAGAATGTTTGTGGGAATGGCGTGGAACTGCGCAGCGGAGCTCAAACTCTTCCTCACCGCTCTCCTCTTCCTCTGCACCCTCGCCACCGTCCTGCAATTCCTCCCTTCACGCTTCCTCCTCTCCCCCTCCGATCTCCGCCGCTGCCTCTCCACCCCCACCGACCTTTCGAATTCCTCGTCGGCCCCCGCCGCCCTCCAGGACATCAACAGAGACAACATTTCCAGCGACGGCGTTGTGAGGCGGGCTTTCAACCCCTACGGCTCGGCTGCTTACAACTTCATACTGATGTCGGCGTACCGAGGCGGCCCCCACAGTTTCGCCGTGGTGGGCCTCTCATCGAAGCCCCTCCACGTCTACGGCAAGCCCAGCTACGAGTGCGAGTGGGTGTCGGGCAACACGAGCATCTCCACAGCCGGATACAAGATCCTTCCCGATTGGGGCTACGGCCGCGTCTACACCGTGGTTGTGGTGAACTGCACTTTCCCCCGTCCGGCGGTGGCGGGAGGCCAGCTTCTGGTACACGCGGCCACCAACGGAGGAGGCGGGATCAACAGCAGCGACACGATTGTGGTGTTGGAGGAGAGGCCGGAGGATTACAAGGCGGAGTGGGAATCGGCGCCGGCCTACGAGTATTTGTATTGCGGATCGCCTCTGTACGGGAATCTGAGCCCGCAGAGAGTGCGAGAGTGGATGGCGTACCACGTGAGGCTCTTGGGGGCCAAGTCCCACTTTGTGATACACGACGCCGGCGGAGTGCACGACGGACTCAGGGCGGTGCTGAGCCCCTGGATGGAAAAGGGATTCGTGACGCTGCAGGACGTGAGGGACCAAGAGAAGTTGGACGGTTACTATCACAATCAGTTCCTGGTGCTCAATGATTGCCTGCACCGCTATCGGTTTTCGGCCAAGTGGATCTTCTTCTTTGATGTGGACGAATTCGTATTTGTCCCCAAAGGCACTATCAACGCCGTCATGGATTCTCTCTCGAAATACACTCAGCTCACCATGGTGCAGATGCCCATGTCCAGCACCCTCTGCCTCTCCGAGGACGCTCCCCAGCGTTCTag GAAATGGGGATTCGAGAAGCTGGTGTACAAGGATGTGAAGAGAGGTAGGAGGGACAGAAAGTACGCGGTGCAGCCGCGCAACGTGTTTGCAACTGGAGTGCATATGTCGCAGAGCTTGGTGGGGAAGACGACGCACGACACGTACGGCCGTATTAGCTACTTCCACTATCACGGGACCATTGCCCAGCGCCGCGAACCCTGCAAACAATTTCTCAATGACTCGCAAATCACGCTTGATGGAGTTCCTTATGTTATGGATACTACAATGCGCCAGGTCGCTGGAGCTGTCAAGAGATTCGAACTCAAAACCATTGGCCCTGTCTTGCAGACAACCACCCAATGA